Proteins co-encoded in one uncultured Draconibacterium sp. genomic window:
- a CDS encoding putative DNA modification/repair radical SAM protein encodes MNEAVHEKLKILSDAAKYDVSCASSGSSRANTSKGIGSGVACGICHSFTEDGRCVSLFKILMTNNCIYDCAYCINRRTNDRPRATFTAQEIVDLTIGFYRRNYIEGLFLSSGVIKSPDYTMERMVLVAKKLRSEENFNGYIHLKAIPGASRELISEAGIWADRLSVNMEIPTEPNLKKLAPEKSYPDIVTPMGQIRDSILVAKEERQKYRKAPRFAPAGQSTQLIVGATPETDRQIILLSSGLYKKQNLKRVYFSGYLPVNSYDERLPAINRPPLVRENRLYQSDWLMRFYHFKAEEILSEDQPFLDLDVDPKLGFALRNMHLFPVDINRADYEMILRIPGVGVQSAQKIILARKHRRLNSLHLKKLGIVMKRAKYFITCNELSAYKMEWEPQRLKHKLLCEINSKYKKSLDTQLKLFTDFKPVLPTLH; translated from the coding sequence ATGAATGAAGCAGTACATGAAAAACTGAAAATATTATCCGATGCCGCAAAATATGATGTGTCGTGTGCATCGAGCGGGAGTAGCCGGGCAAATACCAGCAAAGGAATTGGCAGCGGTGTGGCATGTGGTATTTGCCATAGTTTTACCGAAGACGGGCGCTGTGTAAGCCTGTTTAAAATACTGATGACCAATAATTGTATTTACGATTGTGCTTACTGTATTAATAGACGTACAAACGACCGTCCGCGGGCAACTTTTACGGCACAGGAAATTGTGGATCTTACAATCGGTTTTTACCGCCGAAACTACATTGAAGGATTGTTTTTGAGTTCGGGCGTGATAAAAAGCCCGGATTACACTATGGAGCGGATGGTGTTGGTGGCTAAAAAGCTTCGCAGCGAAGAGAACTTCAATGGCTACATTCATTTGAAAGCAATTCCGGGAGCCAGCCGCGAGTTGATTAGTGAGGCCGGAATCTGGGCTGATCGGTTGAGTGTAAACATGGAAATCCCGACAGAGCCAAACCTGAAAAAGCTGGCGCCGGAAAAAAGCTACCCTGACATTGTAACTCCCATGGGGCAAATCCGCGATTCGATTCTTGTGGCGAAGGAAGAACGGCAAAAGTACCGAAAAGCACCGCGTTTTGCTCCGGCCGGACAAAGTACACAATTGATTGTTGGAGCCACTCCCGAAACCGACCGGCAGATTATTTTGCTCTCGTCGGGATTGTACAAAAAACAAAACCTGAAACGTGTATATTTTTCGGGCTACCTGCCGGTGAACAGTTATGATGAGCGTTTGCCAGCGATTAACCGGCCGCCGTTGGTGCGCGAAAACCGTTTGTATCAAAGCGATTGGCTGATGCGGTTTTATCATTTTAAAGCCGAAGAAATTTTAAGCGAAGATCAGCCATTTCTGGATTTGGATGTTGATCCGAAACTGGGATTTGCGTTGCGAAATATGCATCTGTTTCCGGTGGATATTAACCGCGCTGATTACGAAATGATTCTTCGGATTCCAGGTGTTGGGGTACAGTCGGCGCAAAAGATTATCCTGGCGCGTAAACACCGCCGGCTAAACTCACTGCATTTGAAAAAACTTGGAATAGTGATGAAACGTGCCAAATACTTTATTACCTGCAACGAGTTGTCTGCCTACAAAATGGAATGGGAACCGCAGCGGTTAAAACACAAATTATTGTGCGAAATAAATTCGAAATACAAAAAGTCGCTTGATACGCAGTTGAAACTGTTTACCGATTTTAAGCCGGTGTTGCCAACACTTCATTAG
- a CDS encoding TIGR03915 family putative DNA repair protein, whose product MKIYTYDNTFEGFLTCVFDCYNRKDFPVDICSRNGEQRYLFVESIDISTDSKKAERVWKGIQKHLSGRNKQLLFYAYLSEELGIEMKIYRFLRRMFSGHLNLETDYGDPDVLHLTQTSQKVKKEAMRMLQFVRFQRTKDQMYFCGIEPRYDVIPLIINHYQKRFADQRWLIYDLRRNYGILYGSEKVEEVVLTKKQFNAYNGQVKEELLHEGEDFYQKLWRSYFKHANIEERKNLKLQRQHMPRRFWRYLPEKQEAN is encoded by the coding sequence ATGAAAATATATACCTACGATAATACTTTTGAGGGATTTTTAACCTGCGTTTTTGATTGCTACAACCGAAAAGATTTTCCGGTTGATATTTGTTCGCGTAATGGCGAGCAGCGCTACCTTTTTGTTGAGAGTATTGATATTTCTACTGATTCGAAAAAAGCAGAACGGGTTTGGAAAGGTATTCAGAAGCACCTGTCGGGGAGAAACAAGCAGTTGCTTTTTTATGCCTACTTATCGGAAGAGTTAGGGATTGAAATGAAGATCTACCGTTTTTTACGCCGTATGTTCAGCGGGCACTTGAACCTGGAGACCGACTACGGCGATCCCGATGTCCTGCATCTCACACAGACCTCTCAAAAGGTAAAAAAGGAAGCCATGCGTATGCTGCAGTTTGTGCGGTTTCAGCGCACAAAAGACCAGATGTATTTTTGCGGCATCGAACCCAGGTACGATGTGATTCCGTTAATCATTAATCATTACCAAAAACGTTTTGCCGATCAGCGCTGGCTGATCTATGATTTGCGGCGTAACTATGGAATTCTGTACGGTAGCGAAAAGGTGGAAGAAGTGGTATTGACGAAAAAGCAGTTTAATGCCTACAACGGCCAGGTAAAAGAGGAGTTGTTGCATGAGGGCGAAGATTTTTATCAAAAACTTTGGCGCTCGTACTTTAAACATGCAAATATTGAAGAGCGCAAAAACCTGAAATTGCAACGCCAGCACATGCCGCGACGCTTTTGGCGTTATCTGCCTGAAAAACAGGAGGCGAATTGA
- a CDS encoding P-loop NTPase fold protein, translating to MNKTNLPPTKIKSRIDFWKRFSITLSVLSVLIILGPLILQLFFSKFTVLLSQLIEYDYESKEFWIVIFSLVVLVCYILKSFENNAFPNRSKFLNDLVIVFLCGWYWLFLRTEVYEINGIQFELESYSFVNFKYFDFLLTPGIFSLFRLISDFISRSKKIEHRSVWINDKPLVNIESEDFGRKELVNRVVSEINSFSDHESSFTIGIVGPWGSGKTSFIKILQDKVNTGQNIIIDFNPWQYPEETNLTRVFLKEVEKHLCRYSFSTNRINDYLNQLFKGNINWWGTLTNLFIKEKNIRDVHESIKESILDAKKRLIVFIDDIDRLQANEVYEVLTIIRNIGNLPNTVFVLGYDKDYLLDILEDKIKHPQRYLSKFFQVEFSLSKITDLKVREELANKLEISFPEFKKDYVASSNEEEFESADALLQSIEIVKLLKNKRDVVKLMNVINTTWPILREALVLRIYLQLEILRLKYGNIYSKLKYRDKDFLIENESAKLYLFKTDVKLDEIVKNSNDRDIIISTLSSMFPNNGRERNLKSIRRVEKFDSYFQNQLTTSAYEELEQLRGNEE from the coding sequence ATGAATAAGACTAATTTACCTCCAACGAAAATAAAATCAAGAATTGATTTTTGGAAGCGATTTTCAATCACCTTATCCGTTTTATCCGTTTTAATTATTTTAGGGCCATTAATTCTGCAACTCTTTTTCTCAAAATTTACTGTTCTACTCTCACAATTGATAGAATATGATTATGAATCTAAAGAATTTTGGATAGTCATTTTCAGTCTGGTAGTCCTAGTCTGTTATATTCTTAAATCCTTTGAGAATAACGCATTTCCAAATAGAAGTAAGTTTCTGAATGATTTGGTAATTGTTTTTTTATGTGGATGGTACTGGCTCTTCTTACGTACTGAAGTATACGAAATCAATGGTATACAATTTGAGCTTGAATCATATTCCTTTGTCAATTTTAAATATTTCGATTTTCTATTAACTCCTGGAATATTTAGCTTGTTTAGACTGATATCAGATTTTATTTCAAGGAGTAAAAAAATAGAACATAGGTCAGTGTGGATAAATGATAAGCCATTGGTTAATATTGAATCAGAGGATTTTGGGCGTAAGGAGTTAGTAAATAGAGTCGTAAGTGAAATCAATTCATTTTCGGACCACGAGAGTTCATTCACAATTGGAATTGTTGGTCCTTGGGGGTCGGGGAAAACGTCTTTTATCAAGATATTACAGGATAAAGTAAACACTGGGCAAAATATTATTATTGATTTTAATCCATGGCAGTATCCTGAAGAGACGAATTTGACTCGTGTATTTTTAAAGGAAGTAGAAAAGCATTTATGTCGCTATTCTTTTTCTACCAACAGAATCAATGATTATTTGAATCAGCTTTTTAAGGGGAACATAAATTGGTGGGGGACTTTAACGAACTTATTTATTAAGGAGAAAAACATTCGAGATGTACATGAAAGTATAAAAGAGTCTATATTAGATGCAAAGAAGAGACTCATCGTTTTTATTGATGACATAGATAGGTTACAAGCAAATGAAGTTTATGAGGTTTTAACTATAATTCGGAATATTGGGAATTTACCTAACACTGTTTTTGTGTTAGGATATGATAAAGATTATTTATTAGATATACTGGAAGATAAGATTAAACATCCTCAACGTTACTTGTCTAAATTCTTCCAAGTTGAGTTTTCTCTTAGTAAAATAACAGATTTAAAAGTAAGAGAAGAGTTGGCTAATAAGTTGGAGATATCTTTTCCCGAATTTAAAAAGGATTATGTTGCTAGTTCTAATGAAGAAGAATTTGAGTCTGCTGATGCCCTCCTGCAGAGTATTGAAATTGTAAAGCTTCTGAAAAATAAGCGAGATGTAGTTAAATTGATGAATGTGATTAATACTACTTGGCCAATTTTAAGAGAAGCATTAGTTTTAAGAATATATTTACAGCTAGAAATATTACGTCTAAAGTACGGAAATATTTATTCGAAGTTAAAATATAGAGATAAAGACTTTTTAATTGAAAATGAAAGTGCAAAATTGTACCTTTTTAAGACTGATGTAAAATTGGATGAAATAGTTAAGAATTCCAATGACAGAGATATTATCATATCAACATTATCATCGATGTTTCCAAATAATGGGAGAGAGAGAAATTTAAAGTCAATTCGGCGAGTTGAAAAATTTGATTCTTATTTTCAAAACCAATTGACAACATCTGCATATGAAGAATTAGAGCAACTTAGAGGAAATGAAGAATAA
- a CDS encoding solute carrier family 23 protein, whose translation MSGKTLREQLTLKNTVLGVQFLFVAFGATVLVPLLVGIDPAVALFTAGIGTLLFHLITKGQVPVFLGSSFAFIAPIIEATKLYGWPGTLSGIIAVGVVYGVVSALVKLRGLTFVERLFPSVVVGPIILLIGLSLASTAVDMAKTDWTVAVVSLLTAVTVVIFGKKMIKLIPIFIAIIVGYILSIIMGKVDFTPIKEAAWIGLPEFTAPEFSWQAILYMIPVAIAPIIEHVGDMYAIGGVCNKNFIEKPGLHRTLLGDGIASGLAGFFGGVPNTTYSEVTGAITLTKVTNPFILRIAAITAIVFAFVGKISGFLKTIPQAVLGGIMLLLFGMIASIGIKTLVDSKTNMDETRNQVIVSIVLTVGIGGAVISYGTFSLAGIGLAAAVGIILNLVLPATKKEDL comes from the coding sequence ATGAGTGGTAAAACTTTACGTGAACAGTTAACCTTAAAAAACACCGTATTGGGTGTGCAGTTCTTATTTGTGGCCTTTGGTGCTACCGTTTTGGTCCCATTACTTGTGGGCATCGATCCGGCCGTTGCGCTTTTTACAGCAGGTATAGGCACGCTGCTTTTTCATTTAATTACCAAAGGACAGGTACCTGTTTTTCTGGGTAGCAGCTTTGCTTTTATTGCTCCAATTATTGAAGCCACAAAACTTTATGGCTGGCCCGGTACACTTTCGGGAATTATTGCTGTAGGTGTGGTTTACGGCGTAGTATCAGCACTGGTTAAACTACGCGGCTTAACCTTTGTCGAGCGGCTTTTCCCATCGGTTGTGGTTGGCCCTATCATCCTGTTAATCGGATTATCGCTGGCATCTACAGCAGTTGACATGGCAAAAACCGACTGGACGGTTGCTGTAGTTTCGCTACTTACAGCCGTTACAGTAGTTATTTTCGGCAAGAAAATGATCAAACTGATCCCAATTTTCATTGCCATAATTGTTGGCTACATTCTTTCCATAATAATGGGAAAAGTTGATTTTACACCAATAAAAGAAGCAGCATGGATAGGTCTGCCAGAGTTTACCGCTCCTGAATTTAGCTGGCAGGCCATTTTGTATATGATACCGGTAGCCATTGCTCCAATTATCGAACATGTGGGCGATATGTATGCCATTGGTGGTGTATGCAACAAAAACTTTATTGAAAAACCAGGTTTGCACCGTACGCTGCTTGGCGATGGTATTGCCAGCGGTCTGGCCGGATTTTTCGGAGGTGTGCCTAACACCACTTACTCTGAAGTAACCGGAGCCATAACACTTACCAAGGTTACCAATCCATTCATTTTACGCATAGCAGCCATAACAGCAATTGTTTTCGCCTTTGTTGGAAAAATCAGCGGGTTCCTGAAAACCATTCCACAGGCGGTGCTTGGCGGAATTATGCTTCTTCTTTTCGGAATGATTGCATCTATCGGTATTAAAACGCTGGTTGATTCAAAAACCAACATGGATGAAACCCGTAACCAGGTTATTGTTTCAATTGTTCTTACCGTTGGAATTGGTGGTGCCGTTATTTCATACGGAACCTTCTCGCTGGCCGGAATTGGGCTGGCTGCAGCAGTAGGTATTATTCTGAATTTGGTATTGCCGGCAACAAAAAAGGAAGATTTATAA
- a CDS encoding DUF1080 domain-containing protein, with translation MKKFTFFISLAILSILFSSCEAPWQPLFNGENLDGWVTYIGTPLTGFEQLHEKANPENVFKVVDIDGEKLIHISGEVNGSLATVDTFANYHLELIFKWGDQVYTTRNSGLLYHSFGDFGEAIGTWMTNIECQLMHENMGDTYLMNNTCCETEAKQTEKGFQFTKGGELTQFGKDFNGPGIKKAVDAEKPLGEWNTVELYSIGRTTVHLVNGQVTMVNTNTGVNEDGKINPLSSGKIQIQSEGGDLFVKSVRLKPIKEIPAELLQ, from the coding sequence ATGAAGAAATTTACATTTTTTATTTCACTCGCTATCCTTAGCATCTTATTTAGTTCGTGCGAAGCCCCTTGGCAACCGTTGTTTAATGGCGAAAATCTCGACGGCTGGGTAACCTACATCGGGACTCCGCTTACCGGCTTCGAACAGCTGCACGAAAAGGCCAACCCCGAGAACGTTTTTAAGGTTGTTGATATTGACGGAGAAAAGCTAATTCATATCAGCGGAGAAGTAAATGGCTCGCTGGCTACTGTCGACACTTTTGCCAATTACCATCTGGAATTGATATTTAAATGGGGAGACCAGGTTTACACAACCCGCAATAGCGGACTTTTATACCACAGTTTTGGCGATTTTGGAGAAGCTATTGGCACATGGATGACCAACATCGAATGCCAGTTGATGCACGAAAATATGGGCGATACTTACCTGATGAACAATACTTGTTGTGAAACCGAAGCCAAACAAACCGAAAAAGGCTTTCAATTTACAAAGGGAGGAGAACTTACCCAGTTTGGAAAAGACTTTAACGGCCCGGGGATAAAAAAGGCCGTTGATGCAGAAAAGCCACTGGGAGAATGGAATACCGTTGAACTTTATAGCATTGGCCGTACAACAGTTCATCTGGTTAACGGACAAGTTACCATGGTAAATACCAACACTGGAGTTAATGAAGATGGTAAAATAAATCCGCTGAGTTCAGGGAAAATCCAAATCCAATCCGAAGGCGGCGATTTATTTGTAAAATCAGTCCGGCTAAAACCAATTAAGGAGATTCCCGCCGAATTACTTCAATAA
- a CDS encoding DNA-binding protein, producing MEKKITFNELRKIKDSLPDGSIKQIAQEFELKEETVRNYFGGANYTNGKAVGIHMEPGPNGGIVLLDDTAILERAQQLASTAV from the coding sequence ATGGAAAAAAAGATAACATTTAATGAGCTGCGTAAAATTAAAGACAGCTTACCTGACGGTTCGATTAAACAAATAGCGCAAGAATTTGAATTAAAAGAAGAAACTGTCAGGAATTATTTCGGAGGCGCTAACTACACAAATGGAAAAGCAGTGGGAATTCACATGGAGCCAGGACCAAACGGAGGAATTGTTCTCTTGGATGATACGGCAATTTTGGAACGAGCGCAACAATTAGCTAGCACAGCGGTTTAA
- a CDS encoding glycoside hydrolase family 3 N-terminal domain-containing protein, translating to MMKPTPTIFLLFTILVLSLANSASAQEPPFLQYKNDEWVNQQLEKMSLDERIAQLMMITVYPKQNDAAKAIFKKRIQDWKPGGILVMQGSPTKNAAWINQFQAASETPLLVAIDGEWGPAMRTDSTIVYPYAQSLGAVQDTSLLYQMGQDFASQLKRMGIQMNFAPVADINTNPFNPVIGFRSFGEDKHNVAEKSWMVAKGMQDNNVIPVAKHFPGHGDTKTDSHKTLPLIPHSKSRIDSIESYPFRYLSKKGITGIMSGHLNVPSLDDSGITSSLSKKVVTGYLKDEIGYKGFVVTDAITMKGVQTTAGRAELEALIAGNDMIEFVEDVAKAVATIKAAIANGEISENEINEKCRTVLALKRWVGLSNYQPVDLKNITADLNAPEYQVTNRKLIKKSMTVVINNDNTLPVQDLDKRTIATIMIGGDQKSAYQNMLAKYTSMDHFWLPKDATEKTWANLRQELSNYNFIIAGVTGINKYSSNDYGISEIQKQAVIDLVNEQHVVFSLFGNAYALKHFANIHHADALIVAHQDNELTQELAAQLIFGAFKANGKLPVTSDRRFKAGDGLTVEPNKTFSYTIPEEAGMSSAILNRKIDSLANLGISEGAYPGCQVLVAKDGQVVFHKCYGFQTYDSIYPVNQNNIYDWASITKVTGPLPAIMRLVDERKMNVDDKFSKYWPDFIGSNKENLSFREILAHQSRLASWIAFWTMTVQKDGTLDKNVFQDHPSPQFDVRVSEHLCMNHDFRKTMFDTIRTSELLHRKRYLYSGLSFYLYPDIIENLTGTPYESYVKNTFYRPLGAHTITFNAYKHFPPAQIIPTETDDFFRMEKLRGYVHDEGAAMMGGVSGNAGLFGSTNDLAKVFQMYLQKGYFGGRRYISDLTLNEFTRIQYPENKNRRGLGFDKPKIDNYKNDLENAYPAVSSSKRSFGHSGYTGTFAWADPENELLYIFMSNRVYPTRNNSKLYELNIRTAMHQAIYDSIISE from the coding sequence ATGATGAAACCAACACCTACAATATTTCTACTTTTTACCATTTTAGTGCTTTCACTGGCCAACAGCGCCTCTGCTCAGGAACCTCCGTTTTTGCAATACAAAAATGATGAATGGGTAAATCAGCAACTCGAAAAAATGAGTTTAGATGAGCGCATTGCCCAACTGATGATGATTACCGTTTACCCCAAACAAAACGATGCAGCCAAAGCTATTTTCAAGAAAAGAATACAAGATTGGAAACCCGGAGGAATTCTTGTAATGCAGGGTTCTCCAACAAAAAATGCCGCATGGATCAATCAATTTCAGGCTGCTTCTGAAACACCACTTTTGGTAGCTATTGACGGCGAATGGGGCCCCGCCATGCGAACCGACAGCACAATTGTTTATCCGTATGCACAGTCGTTGGGTGCAGTGCAGGATACTTCCCTGCTCTACCAAATGGGGCAGGATTTTGCCAGCCAGCTAAAACGAATGGGAATTCAAATGAATTTTGCGCCGGTTGCCGATATCAATACCAATCCGTTTAACCCGGTTATCGGATTTCGCTCGTTTGGAGAAGATAAGCATAATGTAGCTGAAAAATCATGGATGGTGGCAAAAGGAATGCAAGACAACAATGTTATTCCGGTGGCGAAACATTTTCCCGGACATGGCGACACCAAAACCGACTCGCACAAAACACTGCCGCTTATTCCGCATTCGAAAAGCCGTATCGACAGCATTGAAAGCTATCCGTTCAGGTATTTATCTAAAAAGGGAATCACAGGAATTATGTCGGGGCATTTAAATGTTCCTTCGCTCGATGATTCAGGGATAACCTCATCGCTCTCGAAAAAAGTGGTAACTGGTTATTTAAAAGACGAAATTGGCTACAAAGGTTTTGTGGTTACCGATGCCATAACCATGAAAGGCGTACAAACTACAGCCGGAAGAGCAGAACTGGAAGCCTTGATCGCCGGAAACGATATGATAGAATTTGTAGAGGATGTGGCAAAAGCTGTGGCAACAATAAAAGCAGCAATTGCCAACGGCGAAATAAGCGAAAATGAAATTAATGAAAAGTGCAGAACTGTTTTGGCACTAAAACGCTGGGTAGGATTAAGCAACTACCAACCGGTGGATTTAAAAAATATTACTGCCGATCTTAACGCTCCCGAATACCAGGTCACCAACCGAAAACTAATTAAAAAATCGATGACTGTTGTTATAAATAACGACAATACACTTCCGGTACAAGATTTGGATAAACGCACCATTGCAACAATCATGATCGGTGGCGACCAAAAATCAGCCTATCAAAATATGCTGGCAAAATATACCAGTATGGATCATTTTTGGCTACCAAAAGATGCTACAGAGAAGACCTGGGCAAATCTTCGTCAGGAACTAAGCAACTACAACTTTATTATTGCCGGAGTTACAGGAATCAATAAATACTCATCAAACGATTATGGTATTTCCGAAATACAAAAACAAGCGGTTATTGATTTGGTAAATGAACAACATGTTGTGTTTTCGCTTTTCGGAAACGCTTATGCATTGAAACACTTTGCCAACATTCATCATGCCGATGCATTGATTGTAGCTCACCAGGATAATGAATTGACTCAGGAATTGGCTGCGCAGCTTATTTTTGGTGCATTTAAAGCAAACGGAAAGCTTCCGGTCACTTCCGACAGACGCTTTAAAGCCGGCGATGGATTAACTGTTGAACCGAATAAAACATTTTCGTACACCATTCCCGAGGAGGCCGGAATGAGTTCTGCTATTCTGAACCGAAAAATCGATTCGCTGGCGAATCTTGGGATTTCGGAAGGCGCATACCCTGGCTGCCAGGTTTTGGTTGCCAAAGATGGGCAAGTGGTTTTTCACAAGTGTTACGGGTTTCAAACCTACGACAGCATTTACCCGGTAAACCAGAATAATATTTACGATTGGGCATCGATTACTAAAGTTACCGGTCCGCTACCTGCAATTATGCGCTTAGTTGACGAGCGAAAAATGAATGTTGATGATAAGTTTAGTAAATACTGGCCCGATTTTATTGGCAGCAACAAAGAAAACCTGAGCTTCCGTGAGATTTTAGCTCACCAGTCTCGTTTGGCTTCATGGATCGCTTTCTGGACAATGACCGTGCAGAAAGACGGAACACTCGATAAAAATGTGTTTCAAGATCATCCCTCGCCACAATTTGATGTTCGCGTATCGGAACATTTGTGTATGAATCACGATTTCAGAAAAACGATGTTCGACACCATCCGAACATCGGAACTGCTGCACAGAAAAAGATACCTGTATTCGGGATTGAGTTTCTACCTGTACCCCGACATTATTGAAAACCTTACCGGCACTCCTTACGAATCATATGTGAAAAACACTTTCTACCGCCCTTTGGGAGCGCATACAATTACATTTAACGCCTACAAACATTTTCCTCCTGCCCAGATTATTCCCACCGAAACGGATGACTTTTTCAGGATGGAAAAACTGCGGGGTTATGTACACGACGAAGGAGCCGCAATGATGGGTGGCGTTTCCGGAAATGCCGGTTTATTTGGCTCAACAAACGATCTGGCCAAGGTATTTCAAATGTATTTGCAAAAAGGATATTTTGGTGGCCGGCGTTACATCTCCGACTTAACCTTAAACGAATTTACACGCATTCAATATCCTGAAAATAAAAACCGAAGAGGCCTGGGTTTCGACAAACCTAAAATCGACAATTATAAAAATGATTTGGAAAATGCATACCCTGCAGTGTCGAGTAGCAAAAGGAGTTTTGGACACAGCGGATACACCGGAACTTTTGCGTGGGCCGACCCCGAAAACGAGCTACTATACATCTTTATGTCGAACCGCGTTTACCCAACCCGAAACAATTCAAAACTCTACGAACTAAACATCCGTACAGCCATGCATCAGGCCATCTACGACAGTATTATTTCTGAATAA
- a CDS encoding DUF1343 domain-containing protein, whose protein sequence is MLRILLVLVLWILAGGCMALQDNEIIVGAERTSLYSDVLKDKNVGVVVNNTSIAKGEHLVDFLLNQQVDVKKIFAPEHGFRGDVSAGGEVEDGLDKSTGLPVFSLYGKNKKPTAEHFDGLDVVIFDIQDVGCRFYTYISTMHYVIEACAEYDIPLIIFDRPNPNGDYVAGPIREEGFESFVSLDPIPIVHGCTVGELANMINEEGWHAANRKCDITVIPVKNYDHKMAYSLPVRPSPNLPNDLSVRLYPSLCFFEATSVSVGRGTDFPFQVLGGLNENLGTFEFTPRSIPGVAINPLNKDKKCYGVDLRTLKETPKFTLKYFLDFYSKYENEADFLTRESWLNLLAGTDSMIKQIRKGKSEVEITKSWQPGLEDFKQLRKKYLLYPDFE, encoded by the coding sequence ATGTTAAGGATTCTTTTAGTGTTAGTTTTATGGATTTTAGCCGGTGGTTGCATGGCCCTGCAAGATAATGAAATTATTGTAGGAGCGGAGCGTACTTCGCTATATTCAGATGTGCTGAAAGACAAAAATGTGGGGGTGGTGGTAAACAACACTTCAATTGCTAAAGGCGAGCATCTGGTTGATTTTTTATTGAATCAACAGGTTGATGTAAAAAAGATATTTGCGCCAGAACATGGCTTTAGAGGCGATGTTTCAGCGGGAGGAGAAGTAGAAGACGGATTGGATAAAAGCACGGGTTTGCCGGTTTTTTCGCTCTACGGAAAAAACAAAAAACCAACTGCAGAACATTTTGATGGACTGGATGTGGTTATTTTTGATATTCAGGATGTAGGTTGCCGTTTTTATACCTATATTTCAACCATGCATTATGTTATAGAAGCGTGTGCCGAATATGATATTCCGCTGATTATTTTTGACCGTCCAAATCCGAATGGCGATTATGTTGCTGGCCCAATCCGAGAGGAAGGTTTTGAGTCGTTTGTAAGTCTCGATCCCATTCCTATTGTGCATGGATGTACGGTTGGCGAACTCGCAAATATGATCAATGAAGAAGGCTGGCATGCTGCCAATAGAAAATGCGATATTACGGTTATACCCGTAAAAAATTACGATCATAAAATGGCTTATTCTTTGCCGGTGCGTCCGTCGCCAAATTTACCCAACGATCTTTCAGTGCGCTTATATCCATCGTTATGCTTTTTTGAAGCTACGAGCGTAAGTGTTGGACGTGGAACCGATTTTCCGTTCCAGGTTTTGGGTGGTTTAAACGAAAATCTTGGCACTTTCGAGTTTACTCCGCGTAGTATTCCCGGCGTGGCAATAAACCCGCTGAATAAAGACAAAAAATGCTATGGTGTTGATTTGCGGACACTGAAAGAGACACCAAAATTTACATTGAAATACTTCCTCGACTTTTATAGTAAATACGAGAATGAAGCTGATTTCCTCACGCGGGAAAGTTGGCTGAATCTGCTTGCCGGAACCGACTCCATGATCAAACAAATCAGAAAAGGGAAAAGCGAAGTTGAAATAACTAAAAGCTGGCAGCCTGGGTTGGAAGATTTCAAACAACTGAGAAAAAAATATTTATTGTACCCCGATTTCGAATAA